One Littorina saxatilis isolate snail1 linkage group LG1, US_GU_Lsax_2.0, whole genome shotgun sequence genomic window carries:
- the LOC138980769 gene encoding BTB and MATH domain-containing protein 38-like, with protein sequence MSVKQEEVSSSSPFDVADTFTDVTFDVEGKQLHFSKHLLQMSSPVFDRMFTSDFKEKESSVIPLPGKTYQAMDTFLRQLHPAHCWKPITDGDLEALLQLADEYQVKHVQERCQKFMEAQISTSYITCVLLYLRLCDKHKFEQTRTKAIESLASQGRVKTWESCDEFKQLTLSTKYDLVRARCLRLDR encoded by the exons ATGTCTGTTAAACAAGAGGAGGTGAGTTCCAGTTCTCCGTTTGATGTCGCTGACACATTTACGGACGTGACTTTCGATGTGGAAGGAAAGCAACTCCATTTCTCGAAGCACCTGCTACAAATGTCGTCGCCCGTGTTTGATCGCATGTTCACGTCGGATTTTAAGGAGAAAGAAAGCAGTGTGATTCCTTTGCCGGGCAAGACTTACCAGgctatggacacgttcttgcgTCAGCTGCACCCAGCCCATTGCTGGAAACCTATCACAG aCGGGGACTTGGAAGCCCTGTTGCAGCTGGCAGACGAATACCAAGTCAAGCATGTTCAAGAGAGATGTCAGAAGTTCATGGAAGCACAAATATCGACGAGCTATATTACCTGCGTTTTGCTTTATCTGCGCTTATGTGATAAACACAAGTTCGAGCAGACACGCACCAAGGCGATCGAAAGTCTCGCATCTCAGGGTCGTGTTAAAACCTGGGAGTCATGTGATGAGTTCAAGCAACTGACCCTCAGTACCAAGTATGATCTGGTGAGAGCGCGATGTTTGCGCCTTGACAGATAA